A portion of the Lolium rigidum isolate FL_2022 chromosome 1, APGP_CSIRO_Lrig_0.1, whole genome shotgun sequence genome contains these proteins:
- the LOC124653708 gene encoding uncharacterized protein LOC124653708, whose translation CAFPGLSFGIDALAALEGTLLFDELMQARQHLHQQYDELCPVLCTKFPEIFKQDIFTWDNFLWACELWYSNSMMIVLSSGKLTTCLIPVAGLMNHSVTPHILNYGRVDQATKSLKFPLSRPCEAGSQCFLSYGKHSGSHLITFYGFLPREDNPYDVIPLDLDTSIDEEDGTDQSVSTSLTTHMVRGTWLSRSEGPPTYGLPQPLLSHLRAALNCDHDESLPEADIKENDRMVLGTLISIFTPMLEGLGKADDYNRGSVSWDVALALSYKDLNRRVISSIVTSCTSGLAMLDS comes from the exons TGTGCATTTCCAGGCTTGAGTTTTGGAATCGATGCACTTGCTGCGTTAGAAGGTACCCTACTTTTTGACGAGTTAATGCAAGCTAGGCAG CATTTGCACCAGCAGTATGATGAGTTATGTCCAGTGCTATGCACAAAGTTTCCTgagatattcaaacaagacatatTCACGTGGGACAATTTTCTGTGGGCATGTGAATTGTGGTATTCAAACAGTATGATGATTGTTTTAAGTAGCGGGAAATTGACAACTTGCTTGATTCCTGTTGCTGGTCTTATGAACCACTCG gtGACTCCACATATTCTTAACTATGGCCGAGTAGATCAAGCCACTAAGTCCTTGAAGTTTCCTTTGTCAAGGCCTTGTGAAGCAGGATCTCAATGTTTTCTCAGTTATGGCAAACATTCAGGGTCACATCTAATTACCTTCTACGGTTTCCTACCAAGAGAAGACAACCCTTATGATGTTATACCTTTAG ATCTTGATACATCTATCGATGAGGAGGATGGCACAGACCAGTCTGTGAGTACAAGTCTAACCACTCATATGGTTCGTGGGACATGGTTGTCCAGATCAGAAGGACCTCCCACGTATGGCCTGCCTCAGCCCTTGTTGTCGCATCTTCGTGCTGCTCTGAATTGCGATCACGATGAGTCTCTTCCCGAGGCTGAT ATCAAGGAAAATGACAGGATGGTGCTGGGAACACTCATTTCCATATTTACTCCCATGCTTGAAGGATTAGGCAAGGCAGATGACTACAACCG GGGGAGTGTCAGTTGGGATGTTGCGCTAGCACTGAGCTACAAAGATCTAAACCGGAGGGTAATTTCGTCCATTGTTACCTCTTGTACCTCAGGCTTGGCAATGCTTGATTCCTAG
- the LOC124686100 gene encoding uncharacterized protein LOC124686100: MAAPGGLEQWQKDGFFQAAEEVQESADLMESTYRTWVHERSSGANSEELNDLQRELQTVLGTAKWQLEQFERAVRLSNDKYSLEAGTVSRRRQFIVAIGDQISRVEKATNDSKIENGSRGLNWVKLDEDEQNDLVAFLSAPAQLSRETRKREGSYHSPPRQKNVLVGANNHMDMAGISKDRRTSPMEISNVENEVRGLAEQLNVHRTNLSSSDEHWKINIGDDKDDERKLSPKRVEVSSKTTTLSGILKGTEYLTRMRWLRNSLWKSKSDEHLPLRYDVPNQLDFRGVTLLAQRFSGLTERSRSCFNMWKENSRNSGRTGGLHIQGQQHSTQFGGRSIRITLLLVLSIFLIVPFLICSA, translated from the exons atggccgcgccgggAGGGCTCGAGCAGTGGCAGAAGGATGGGTTCTTCCAGGCCGCCGAGGAGGTCCAGGAGTCGGCAGACCT GATGGAATCTACTTATAGAACATGGGTGCACGAGCGTAGCAGTGGAGCCAATTCTGAGGAGTTAAACGATTTGCAAAGGGAACTCCAGACAGTTTTAGGGACTGCAAAATGGCAG TTGGAGCAGTTCGAAAGAGCTGTAAGGTTGAGCAATGATAAGTATTCGTTGGAAGCGGGTACAGTGTCCAGGCGGCGGCAGTTCATTGTAGCGATAGGGGACCAAATTTCTCGAGTAGAGAAAGCGACCAATGATTCTAAAATTGAAAATGGTAGTCGAGGACTCAACTGGGTAAAGTTAGATGAGGATGAGCAAAATGATCTTGTAGCTTTCCTTTCAGCGCCTGCACAGTTATCCAGAGAAACAAGGAAAAGAGAAGGTAGTTACCATAGTCCACCCAGACAAAAGAATGTGCTAGTTGGTGCAAACAATCATATGGACATGGCTGGGATCAGTAAGGACCGGCGTACATCACCAATGGAAATATCAAATGTTGAGAATGAAGTTCGCGGTCTAGCTGAGCAGTTAAATGTCCACAGAACAAATTTGAGTTCCAGTGATGAGCATTGGAAGATAAATATTGGTGATGACAAGGATGATGAAAGAAAATTATCCCCGAAGAGGGTCGAGGTGTCAAGTAAAACCACTACTTTATCTGGTATCCTGAAAGGCACAGAATATTTAACAAGAATGAGATGGTTGAGGAATAGCTTGTGGAAATCTAAGAGTGATGAGCATCTTCCGTTAAGATATGATGTGCCAAACCAGCTTGACTTCAGGGGTGTAACCTTATTAGCGCAG CGATTTAGTGGGCTAACAGAAAGAAGCAGGAGTTGTTTTAACATGTGGAAGGAAAATTCTAGAAATTCTGGAAGAACAGGTGGACTTCATATACAAGGCCAGCAACATAGCACTCAGTTTGGTGGCCGTTCCATCCGAATTACCCTCTTACTGGTGTTGAGTATCTTTCTGATTG TACCATTTCTCATCTGCTCTGCATGA